The following proteins are co-located in the Oscillatoria salina IIICB1 genome:
- a CDS encoding DUF2288 domain-containing protein: MKTKLAQDLANVEWGVLTPHAKRDAIIVVSKQLNIVDVGAAIAQDDVISVQHWISEQLIQKPDPEQLTSWNTNPSKQFSTLIVQPFVLVQEATPES, encoded by the coding sequence GTGAAAACCAAATTAGCTCAAGATTTGGCGAATGTAGAGTGGGGAGTATTGACACCACACGCGAAACGAGATGCAATCATTGTAGTTTCCAAACAGTTAAATATAGTTGACGTGGGTGCAGCGATCGCACAAGATGATGTAATTTCGGTACAACATTGGATTAGCGAGCAATTAATTCAAAAACCAGATCCCGAACAATTGACCAGTTGGAATACTAACCCCAGCAAGCAATTTAGCACATTAATCGTTCAACCCTTCGTTTTAGTCCAAGAAGCAACACCAGAAAGTTAG
- a CDS encoding lysophospholipid acyltransferase family protein yields MDAREREPVVNLALYHLFKWSVVSPMLHVYFRGRIYGAEKVPQSGGLVVVSNHASYFDPPILSNCMRRPVAFMAKEELFSVPVLKQAIALYGAYPVKRSSADRSAIRAAMTALKDGWAVGLFLQGTRTDDGRITEPKLGAATIAAKAQVPLLPVCLWGTEKILQSGSIPKPVPLTIRIGDAIAPPTATKREQVQAVTEKCAAIINEMHDLGR; encoded by the coding sequence GTGGACGCAAGAGAACGAGAACCTGTAGTTAATTTGGCACTTTACCACCTGTTTAAGTGGTCGGTGGTAAGTCCGATGTTGCACGTATATTTTCGGGGTCGGATATACGGTGCGGAAAAAGTACCTCAGTCGGGAGGTTTAGTGGTGGTAAGTAACCATGCGAGTTACTTCGACCCCCCAATTTTATCGAACTGTATGCGCCGTCCTGTGGCTTTTATGGCGAAGGAAGAGCTATTTTCGGTTCCGGTGTTAAAACAAGCGATCGCGCTCTATGGAGCTTATCCTGTGAAGCGTTCTAGTGCCGATCGCTCGGCGATTAGGGCGGCGATGACAGCTTTAAAGGATGGCTGGGCTGTGGGGCTTTTTTTGCAAGGTACGCGCACTGATGATGGACGAATTACGGAACCAAAATTAGGTGCAGCAACGATCGCCGCAAAAGCCCAAGTTCCGCTTTTACCTGTATGTTTGTGGGGGACAGAGAAGATTTTGCAGTCGGGTTCGATTCCGAAACCAGTTCCGTTGACAATCCGAATTGGTGACGCGATCGCACCTCCAACGGCGACAAAACGAGAACAAGTTCAAGCGGTTACGGAAAAATGTGCGGCAATAATTAACGAAATGCACGACCTAGGAAGGTAA